The genomic window GGGAGGCTTGTTCGGTCCAGGGGAATTCGCTGGCCCAGTGTGCGGTGTCGATGACGCAGATGTCGTGGGCTCGCAGCGTTTCGTCCACGGGGTGGTGGCGAAGGTCGGAGGTGAGGAAGACATCGACGCCGAGGTTGGCTGCGGTTTCGAGGAAGCTGTCGCCTGCCCCCGAGCTCACCGCGATGGTGTGCACCATGCGCTCGGGGTCACCGGCGGCGCGTACACCCCAGGTGGTTTCGGGAAGCTGATCGGCAATGAACTGCACGTAGTCTTCAAAGCGCATGGGGGTGTCCAGCTCACCGATGCGCCCGAGGCCGCAGGCTTCGTCAAGTGGTTGGCTGGCTTCCAGTGCGGTGATGTCAAACGCGGGTTCTTCGTAGGGGTGGGCGCTTCGGAGTGCTTCGAGGATGGCGCCTCGGCGGTGGCGTGGTGCCACGCATTCGATCCTGAGCTCTTGGAGCACTTCTCGCTTGCCTGCCTCACCGATGGTGGGGTTGGCGTGGCTGCCGGGCAGGAACTCGCCTTCGCCGCTGATGTTGAAGGCGCATTCGCTGTACTCACCGATGTGTCCGGCGCCAGCACCGAAGATGGCTTCCTTCAGGGTTTCTGCGTGTTGTGGGGGAACTTGCACGCCCCACTTGTCTAGTCCCTGCTGCTTGGGCGCGATTGGGCGCCCTGGGGTGATGCCGCACAATTCAGCCAATTTGTCATTGACGCCGGGGCGCGCCGAGTCCGCATTGGTGTGCGCCGCAAATAGGGCCACGCCTGCACGGATAAGCGTGTGGATCACTTTGCCTTTCGGCGTATTTGCAGCCACTGAGTTCACGCCGCGCAACAGCAGGGGGTGGTGAACCACGAGCATGTCTGCGCCTTGGTTCACGGCCTCTTGTGCCACTTCGAGCGTGCAGTCTAAGGCAAAGCAGACGGTGTTCACTGCCGCTTCTGGATCACCGCAGACCAGCCCCAC from Corynebacterium gerontici includes these protein-coding regions:
- a CDS encoding Nif3-like dinuclear metal center hexameric protein, which produces MESSTHDHRAPATVADVVEVLEAAYPPHLAESWDAVGLVCGDPEAAVNTVCFALDCTLEVAQEAVNQGADMLVVHHPLLLRGVNSVAANTPKGKVIHTLIRAGVALFAAHTNADSARPGVNDKLAELCGITPGRPIAPKQQGLDKWGVQVPPQHAETLKEAIFGAGAGHIGEYSECAFNISGEGEFLPGSHANPTIGEAGKREVLQELRIECVAPRHRRGAILEALRSAHPYEEPAFDITALEASQPLDEACGLGRIGELDTPMRFEDYVQFIADQLPETTWGVRAAGDPERMVHTIAVSSGAGDSFLETAANLGVDVFLTSDLRHHPVDETLRAHDICVIDTAHWASEFPWTEQASRIVQQSLRHIDTKVLHIRTDPWTLSKHPQR